The Metabacillus schmidteae genome has a segment encoding these proteins:
- a CDS encoding SDR family NAD(P)-dependent oxidoreductase yields the protein MNPRIQGCYVAITGASSGIGEMIAIECARQGAHLVLLARREELLAKLSERINSDYGVSCHYYSLNVQDVDSIQRVFSTIELEVGQIDILVNNAGFGIFNEVLHSSFDEMKNMFEVNVFGLIASTKIVLPAMVKRRKGHIINIASQAAKIATPKSSLYSASKHAVLGFTNSLRMEVRQHNVFVTSVNPGPIKTNFFTIADKEGNYVKNVERWMLDPDKVARIIVASMLTPKREINLPGWMNAGSTIYQIMPRLFEKLAGNAFFKK from the coding sequence TTGAATCCACGTATACAAGGCTGCTATGTTGCGATTACAGGTGCTTCTAGCGGAATTGGAGAAATGATTGCAATTGAATGTGCAAGACAAGGAGCCCATTTAGTTTTGCTAGCGAGAAGAGAAGAGCTTTTAGCAAAACTTTCTGAACGAATTAATAGTGACTATGGTGTATCTTGTCACTATTATTCATTAAATGTTCAGGATGTTGATTCTATTCAACGGGTTTTTTCAACCATTGAATTAGAAGTTGGACAAATTGATATTCTCGTCAATAATGCTGGATTTGGTATTTTTAATGAAGTTCTTCACTCTTCGTTTGATGAAATGAAAAACATGTTTGAAGTTAATGTGTTCGGTTTAATTGCCAGTACGAAGATTGTGTTGCCTGCGATGGTGAAAAGAAGAAAAGGCCATATCATTAATATTGCCTCACAAGCAGCTAAAATTGCTACACCTAAGTCAAGTCTTTATTCTGCAAGTAAGCATGCAGTATTAGGGTTTACAAACAGTCTTCGCATGGAAGTTAGACAGCACAATGTGTTTGTCACCTCCGTTAACCCCGGGCCCATTAAAACAAATTTTTTCACTATTGCCGATAAGGAAGGGAATTATGTGAAAAATGTGGAACGATGGATGCTGGATCCTGATAAGGTTGCACGGATCATTGTTGCTTCAATGCTAACCCCGAAGCGCGAAATAAATTTGCCGGGATGGATGAATGCGGGCAGTACAATCTATCAAATCATGCCAAGGCTGTTTGAAAAACTGGCAGGAAATGCGTTTTTTAAGAAATAG